The following proteins are co-located in the Pedobacter sp. FW305-3-2-15-E-R2A2 genome:
- a CDS encoding SusC/RagA family TonB-linked outer membrane protein, translating to MNKRFTLICSCFILFAFSGFAQQVVRGKVSDAGNGAGIPGASVLVKGSTSGTSTQPDGTYSITLPANATTLVVKYLGFLTQEVPVNNRTLININLMPDETSLTEVVVTALGIKRSEKSIGYSTQTVKGDNLTMTKEQNVLGSLAGKVAGVQVVGSSGASMGGTQKIKIRGVNSLSGSSSPLIVVDGTPVSDANFSTDSGNGVDLGNISQDINPEDIESLNVLKGPTASALYGIRGQNGVIMITTRKGSKGTKKVDVRFNSGFSIEKVANFLPLQNLYGVGNNQTFLTLANGEKYINGNDESWGPKMDGTPVRMYYSFYPQDPEFGKLTPFSPQPNNIRDFYETGINVNNSISVTGGNENSSYRLSYNNAYINGTIPNTWLKRNNLSLSSDLKLTDKLTVGVNANYANNNGQRPEQGYQGSFSGATQWFQRNIDINRLRNYQYADGTIMNWNVNPNTATGMITAANNRPSDWNNPFFDAYKSLNNDDRDRLFGDVNLNYQVLPELKLSAFVRSDRYTQNISHKEAFGGRLNDAYSVGKYQGIDNNYEFLGQYNKQIGDISLTGNLGANLYMEKFTQTFQATVGGLSSPDFYSMAASVDRPESTSYIRRKEVRSAYAMASVGYKDTYFLDASLRNDNSSTLPKNNNSYWYYSVSGSFVFSQLLKWEPLSFGKLRASYAVAGSDVKPYRVNPYYSPGSVYKNTNVNINTLSVPDKLNNPGLKPAFANSFEIGTDLKFLDNRLGFEFSYYQQKNRNQIIELPISGTSGYLMDVVNAGMIQNQGIEFSLTGTPVRSKLFSWDATLNFNRNKSVIKELYKDLTVYQLDINTYSSVNMYLNATVNKSFGSLVGQAYARDPQSGKILLGSDNLPLVETNHDFGSVLPEFTGGFLNSFKIGKFDISAMIDFQSGGKFFSWTKMLATKSGQGAETAVMNDRGANVRDPLTSNGGVRLNGIYGPGTKIAGVDVSGQEFDGYVDARSYFRNSIGTKIYEEWLYSASYIKLREVSLGYNFTGDFMKKTPFKTAKLSVIARNPWMIWQKAPKGLDPSELSTGSASISWLEKGEFQTVRSYGINLNLTF from the coding sequence ATGAACAAAAGATTTACCCTTATTTGTTCCTGTTTTATTTTATTCGCATTCAGTGGTTTTGCCCAGCAAGTTGTTCGGGGAAAGGTAAGTGATGCGGGTAATGGAGCAGGCATTCCGGGTGCAAGTGTCCTTGTTAAAGGCAGCACCTCAGGAACTTCAACTCAGCCGGATGGTACATATAGCATTACCTTGCCGGCAAATGCAACGACACTCGTTGTAAAATACCTTGGTTTTTTGACACAGGAGGTTCCTGTTAACAACCGGACATTGATCAACATTAACTTAATGCCGGATGAAACATCACTTACAGAAGTAGTGGTGACCGCATTGGGCATCAAGCGCAGTGAAAAATCCATCGGTTATTCGACACAAACGGTCAAAGGGGATAACCTGACGATGACAAAAGAGCAAAATGTGTTGGGCTCTCTGGCTGGAAAGGTTGCCGGTGTACAAGTTGTTGGATCTTCGGGAGCAAGCATGGGAGGGACGCAGAAGATCAAAATCCGTGGGGTTAACTCTTTAAGTGGTAGTAGTTCTCCATTGATCGTTGTAGATGGTACACCTGTCTCTGATGCCAACTTCAGTACCGACAGTGGAAATGGTGTTGATCTTGGGAACATCTCTCAGGACATCAATCCGGAGGATATTGAATCACTCAACGTCCTAAAAGGTCCAACAGCCTCTGCACTCTATGGAATCCGCGGACAAAACGGGGTGATTATGATCACGACCCGAAAGGGAAGTAAAGGCACTAAAAAAGTAGACGTACGTTTCAATTCCGGTTTCTCCATTGAAAAAGTCGCCAATTTTTTGCCTTTGCAGAACCTATATGGGGTAGGGAACAACCAGACTTTTCTTACTCTGGCAAATGGCGAAAAATACATTAATGGAAATGACGAAAGCTGGGGACCTAAAATGGATGGAACGCCAGTAAGGATGTATTATAGCTTTTACCCTCAGGATCCGGAATTTGGAAAACTAACTCCTTTTTCTCCTCAACCGAATAACATTCGTGACTTTTATGAAACTGGAATTAACGTTAATAACAGTATATCCGTAACAGGTGGAAATGAGAACTCTTCTTATCGGTTGAGCTATAACAATGCCTATATTAATGGAACAATACCAAATACCTGGCTGAAAAGAAACAACTTGAGCTTAAGCTCTGACTTGAAGCTGACCGATAAGCTGACTGTTGGTGTAAATGCAAATTATGCCAATAATAACGGGCAACGACCGGAACAGGGATACCAGGGGTCCTTCTCAGGAGCAACACAATGGTTCCAGCGTAATATCGACATCAACCGGTTACGCAATTACCAATATGCTGATGGCACGATCATGAATTGGAATGTGAACCCGAATACTGCTACCGGAATGATCACTGCTGCAAATAATAGGCCCAGTGACTGGAACAACCCATTCTTTGATGCTTATAAGAGTTTAAATAATGATGATCGTGACCGCTTATTCGGGGATGTAAACCTGAACTATCAAGTCTTACCGGAACTGAAATTAAGTGCTTTTGTGCGCTCAGACCGTTATACTCAGAATATCTCCCATAAGGAGGCTTTTGGAGGTCGTCTGAATGATGCCTACTCTGTTGGGAAATACCAGGGAATCGACAATAATTACGAATTTTTAGGTCAGTATAACAAACAGATTGGCGATATTTCCTTAACAGGGAACTTAGGTGCCAATTTATATATGGAGAAGTTTACGCAAACTTTTCAAGCCACAGTAGGTGGCCTATCAAGCCCGGATTTTTATAGTATGGCGGCTTCAGTAGATCGTCCGGAAAGCACCTCATATATTCGTAGAAAAGAAGTTCGAAGTGCCTATGCCATGGCCTCGGTCGGGTATAAGGATACTTATTTCCTTGATGCTTCTCTTAGAAACGACAATTCATCGACATTGCCAAAGAACAATAATTCTTATTGGTATTATTCTGTTTCAGGTAGCTTTGTATTTAGTCAGCTACTGAAATGGGAACCACTTTCTTTTGGTAAACTCAGGGCCAGTTATGCGGTAGCAGGATCTGATGTTAAGCCTTATCGGGTAAACCCTTACTACTCTCCTGGAAGCGTGTATAAGAATACCAATGTTAATATTAACACTTTATCTGTTCCGGATAAACTAAATAACCCTGGCCTGAAACCTGCTTTTGCAAACTCTTTTGAGATAGGAACAGACCTGAAATTTCTGGACAACAGGTTAGGTTTTGAATTTAGTTATTATCAACAGAAAAATAGAAATCAGATCATCGAACTACCTATATCCGGAACGAGTGGATATTTGATGGATGTGGTGAATGCAGGGATGATTCAAAATCAGGGAATAGAATTTTCACTAACGGGAACACCTGTTCGTTCCAAGCTGTTCAGTTGGGACGCCACCCTGAATTTTAACCGTAATAAAAGTGTGATCAAAGAGTTATACAAGGATCTGACAGTTTATCAACTGGATATCAATACGTATTCCAGCGTAAATATGTACCTGAATGCGACAGTTAACAAGAGCTTTGGAAGTCTGGTTGGACAAGCATACGCGCGTGATCCTCAGTCCGGAAAAATTCTTCTGGGATCGGATAATTTACCATTAGTTGAAACTAATCATGACTTTGGAAGTGTGTTACCGGAATTTACCGGAGGATTCCTGAACAGCTTTAAAATTGGGAAATTTGACATCTCTGCCATGATCGATTTCCAAAGCGGTGGAAAATTCTTTAGCTGGACCAAAATGCTGGCTACAAAATCCGGGCAGGGAGCGGAAACGGCAGTAATGAACGACAGGGGTGCAAATGTACGTGATCCGCTGACCAGTAATGGTGGGGTAAGGCTGAACGGAATTTATGGTCCCGGAACTAAAATCGCAGGCGTGGATGTCAGCGGACAGGAGTTTGACGGATATGTAGATGCAAGATCCTATTTCAGAAATTCTATTGGTACCAAAATTTATGAAGAGTGGTTGTACAGTGCTTCTTATATCAAATTGAGAGAAGTTAGTCTGGGCTATAATTTTACGGGTGACTTTATGAAGAAAACTCCTTTTAAAACGGCTAAGCTGTCTGTTATCGCCAGAAATCCCTGGATGATCTGGCAAAAAGCACCAAAAGGACTTGATCCTTCGGAATTGTCTACCGGAAGCGCTTCCATCAGCTGGCTGGAAAAAGGAGAGTTTCAAACCGTACGTTCTTATGGTATAAACCTGAATCTGACATTTTAA
- a CDS encoding SusD/RagB family nutrient-binding outer membrane lipoprotein, which translates to MKQLYIGLVAILALMATGCNKFDDDINKDPNFPEKASATQLIASAQQSLPNLGSAFDKNASPYGIHYPQYISGTSFTENSRYNTVNFNFYPIYAGPLMDLTEAIRMANNPNEGPIPNQIAVATVLKAYYLWHVTDRWGAVPYSEAFQGRDNFTPKYDSQQQIYDGLFKSLDEANAAFIAGGTIKNDIIYGGDMAKWKKLGNTIHMLMALRLSKVNPVKGAEEFNKAVANGIMEKNEDNFTYVHLVDEVNENFWYTSFTRKSRKWFAVSKPVVDYMQPLNDPRLPVFADKNVAGNYVGLEYGLPGSVTVVINNISLLGSALRQQNSPVYLVTYAQALFAKAEAAKLGWIPGGDTDAKINYDKAIEQSILQWTNSSAGLAAFMAKPEIIYNPATGLRQIAEQRWIHLFMHGYEGWAEWRRTGYPLLSPAPNNNNLAIPRREGYPTQEISTNGLNYNAAVTAFPYGGADDLNARVWWDKP; encoded by the coding sequence ATGAAACAACTATATATAGGCCTGGTCGCTATTTTGGCTTTAATGGCAACAGGTTGCAATAAATTTGATGATGATATCAATAAAGATCCCAATTTTCCGGAAAAGGCTTCTGCAACGCAATTGATCGCCAGTGCGCAGCAATCTTTACCTAATCTTGGTTCGGCATTCGATAAAAATGCCTCTCCTTATGGAATACATTATCCTCAGTACATTTCCGGAACTTCTTTTACAGAGAACAGCCGCTACAATACGGTGAATTTTAATTTTTACCCAATCTATGCGGGACCATTAATGGACCTGACAGAGGCGATCAGAATGGCAAATAACCCAAATGAAGGGCCCATTCCAAATCAGATCGCAGTTGCAACTGTGCTAAAGGCTTATTATCTCTGGCATGTGACCGACCGCTGGGGAGCAGTTCCTTATAGTGAAGCATTTCAGGGACGTGATAATTTTACCCCTAAATACGATTCGCAACAACAAATCTATGATGGCCTTTTCAAATCTCTGGACGAAGCTAACGCTGCTTTTATAGCTGGTGGTACCATCAAAAATGATATTATCTACGGCGGAGACATGGCGAAATGGAAAAAATTAGGCAATACCATTCACATGTTAATGGCCTTGCGTCTTTCGAAGGTAAACCCGGTTAAAGGAGCAGAAGAGTTTAATAAAGCGGTGGCAAACGGAATCATGGAAAAGAACGAGGATAACTTTACCTATGTTCACCTGGTAGATGAAGTCAATGAGAACTTTTGGTATACTTCATTCACCAGGAAAAGCAGAAAATGGTTTGCCGTAAGTAAACCTGTTGTCGATTATATGCAGCCACTGAATGATCCGCGTTTACCTGTCTTTGCCGATAAAAATGTAGCGGGTAATTATGTAGGATTAGAATATGGGCTTCCAGGCTCGGTAACCGTGGTGATCAACAACATTTCTTTATTGGGTTCGGCACTCCGTCAGCAAAATTCGCCGGTTTATCTGGTGACTTATGCTCAGGCTTTATTTGCAAAAGCAGAAGCGGCCAAACTAGGTTGGATTCCAGGAGGTGACACGGATGCAAAAATCAATTACGATAAAGCGATAGAACAATCCATCCTTCAATGGACGAATAGTTCTGCAGGCTTGGCTGCCTTTATGGCAAAACCAGAAATCATCTATAATCCGGCGACAGGACTTCGTCAGATCGCAGAACAACGTTGGATTCATCTCTTTATGCATGGTTATGAAGGCTGGGCGGAATGGAGAAGAACGGGCTATCCTTTGCTAAGCCCTGCACCGAACAATAACAACCTTGCTATTCCCAGAAGAGAAGGATATCCTACTCAGGAAATTTCAACTAATGGACTAAATTATAACGCAGCAGTCACAGCCTTCCCTTATGGGGGAGCCGATGATCTGAATGCCCGGGTATGGTGGGACAAACCATAA
- a CDS encoding nucleoside recognition domain-containing protein encodes MALSRIWSAFIIIAIVVASIKCFFLGETEIFNLMIVGKASDPGNVLKVDGIIETCWTAVNICLKLIGIMALFMGFMAIAERAGGIRLLSRIIGPFFSKLFPDIPKGHPATGHMVMNFSANLLGLDNAATPFGLKTMESLQELNPSKDTASNAQIMFLCLHASGLCLIPVSIIAVRASLNSANPTDIFIPCMIATFAATMAAMLIVSFKQRINIFQPVILAWVLSISAVIAVLVLYLTSLNTAGLQQFSGILSNGLLLLIFLLIVLGGLYKKINVYDAFVEGAKGGFETSIRIIPYLVGMLIAISLLRTSGTFDMVINGIKHVCALLGADTRFIDGIPTALIRPLSGSGARGMMIDTMTTHGPDSFAGRLSSILQGSSDTTFYVIAVYFGSVSITNTRYAIGAMLLADLVGVCTAIGLCYMFFG; translated from the coding sequence ATGGCATTAAGTAGAATCTGGTCCGCTTTCATCATCATTGCGATTGTGGTTGCCAGTATAAAATGTTTCTTTTTAGGCGAAACCGAAATCTTCAATCTGATGATCGTTGGAAAAGCCAGTGACCCGGGAAATGTATTAAAAGTAGATGGCATCATTGAAACTTGCTGGACGGCAGTCAACATTTGCTTAAAACTAATCGGTATCATGGCCTTATTTATGGGCTTTATGGCCATCGCCGAAAGAGCCGGAGGCATCCGCTTATTGTCCAGAATCATTGGGCCATTTTTCTCCAAACTTTTCCCTGATATCCCTAAGGGACACCCTGCAACCGGACATATGGTGATGAACTTCTCAGCCAACTTATTGGGTCTGGACAATGCAGCCACTCCTTTCGGATTAAAAACCATGGAAAGCTTACAGGAACTCAACCCCAGTAAAGACACCGCCTCCAATGCACAGATCATGTTCCTTTGTTTACATGCTTCTGGTTTATGCCTGATTCCAGTGAGTATCATTGCCGTGCGTGCTTCTTTAAATTCTGCTAATCCTACGGACATTTTTATTCCTTGTATGATCGCCACCTTTGCAGCGACAATGGCTGCGATGCTCATTGTTTCCTTTAAACAAAGGATCAATATTTTTCAGCCGGTGATTCTGGCTTGGGTGTTGAGCATTTCTGCGGTAATTGCGGTGTTGGTTTTATATCTTACCAGTCTTAATACTGCCGGCTTGCAACAATTCTCCGGAATTCTGAGCAATGGTTTATTACTATTGATATTTCTATTAATTGTCTTGGGTGGACTCTACAAGAAAATCAATGTATATGACGCTTTTGTAGAAGGTGCCAAGGGTGGTTTTGAGACTTCTATCCGCATCATCCCCTACCTGGTAGGAATGTTGATCGCCATTAGTTTACTGCGCACCAGTGGCACTTTTGATATGGTCATCAATGGAATAAAACATGTTTGTGCACTATTGGGCGCGGACACTCGTTTTATCGACGGAATTCCAACTGCATTGATCAGACCATTGAGTGGAAGTGGGGCAAGAGGAATGATGATTGATACGATGACCACTCATGGACCGGATTCCTTTGCAGGAAGGTTATCCAGTATTTTACAAGGCTCTTCAGATACGACCTTCTATGTTATTGCGGTATATTTTGGTTCGGTAAGCATCACCAATACGCGTTATGCCATTGGTGCCATGTTACTGGCTGATTTAGTAGGCGTTTGTACCGCAATCGGTCTATGCTATATGTTCTTTGGATAG